In one Neobacillus sp. WH10 genomic region, the following are encoded:
- the spoVID gene encoding stage VI sporulation protein D: MSQENQSCLRFSLEESLWFRKGQEVEELISISLDPDITIQENDQYVTIRGSLELTGEYKSYEASDENEDEGFTSQKFVERVTEREEEGNCEFSHRFPVDITIPNNRIQSIYDIDVLVESFDYSLPERSCLKLSAELTISGLYGSEEQEQQMEEEPEYEVLHRSESEYHDDEVEVEQHAVQSSYQDNFLFEAEARKQQEEEPIEVLPKFPTFNYQPQVEYEDEEDFEPAWNFQEARNDGSKHEEVEIKQEVVVEIDPEEHHFVEKHTDDEESSSSSSDDVIKKVKKKLSPKKKSMTLTEFFARKDESSGQTKLKVCIVQKGDTVDSLADRYDISVQNLLRVNNLELNQDVFEGQVLYIPVALAKK; this comes from the coding sequence TTGTCCCAGGAGAATCAATCGTGCCTGCGATTTTCCTTGGAGGAGTCGCTGTGGTTTAGAAAAGGACAGGAAGTCGAAGAGCTAATTTCGATTTCCCTAGACCCTGACATCACCATCCAGGAAAACGATCAGTACGTAACCATACGTGGTTCGCTGGAATTAACTGGCGAATATAAAAGTTACGAAGCAAGTGATGAAAACGAAGATGAGGGTTTTACTTCTCAAAAATTTGTAGAGAGGGTTACAGAACGTGAAGAAGAAGGCAACTGTGAATTTTCACATCGATTCCCCGTTGATATCACGATTCCGAATAATCGGATTCAAAGCATTTACGATATCGACGTCCTCGTAGAATCATTTGATTATTCCTTACCTGAACGCAGTTGTTTGAAGTTATCGGCGGAGCTTACCATCAGCGGTTTATACGGATCAGAAGAACAAGAACAACAAATGGAAGAAGAACCAGAGTACGAAGTGCTTCATCGCTCTGAATCTGAATACCATGATGATGAAGTAGAAGTCGAACAGCACGCAGTTCAGAGCAGTTACCAAGATAATTTCCTGTTCGAGGCAGAGGCAAGAAAACAGCAAGAAGAAGAGCCTATTGAAGTATTGCCGAAATTCCCGACCTTTAACTACCAGCCGCAGGTGGAATATGAAGATGAAGAAGATTTCGAACCTGCGTGGAACTTCCAAGAAGCAAGAAATGATGGCAGCAAGCATGAAGAGGTGGAAATAAAACAGGAAGTTGTGGTGGAAATAGATCCAGAGGAACATCATTTTGTGGAAAAACATACGGATGATGAAGAAAGTTCATCATCATCTTCTGATGATGTAATCAAAAAGGTAAAGAAAAAGCTGTCCCCAAAAAAGAAGAGCATGACGCTTACAGAGTTTTTTGCCCGGAAGGATGAAAGTTCAGGCCAAACAAAATTAAAGGTATGCATCGTGCAAAAAGGTGATACAGTTGATAGTTTGGCAGACCGCTATGATATTTCAGTTCAAAATCTTCTCCGTGTCAACAATCTGGAACTGAATCAAGACGTCTTCGAGGGTCAAGTTTTATACATTCCTGTAGCCCTTGCAAAAAAATAA
- the hemL gene encoding glutamate-1-semialdehyde 2,1-aminomutase, which produces MRSYTKSIEAFKEAQSLMPGGVNSPVRAFKSVNMSPIFMEKGKGSKIYDIDGNEYIDYVLSWGPLILGHSNDRVVEALKKTAEQGTSYGAPTLLENKLAQLVIERVPSIEIVRMVNSGTEATMSALRLARGYTGRNKILKFEGCYHGHGDSLLIKAGSGVATLGLPDSPGVPEGIASNTITVPYNDLESVKYAFEQFGEDIACIIVEPVAGNMGLVPPLPGFLEGLREITSTNGSLLIFDEVMTGFRVGYNCAQGYFNVTPDITCLGKVIGGGLPVGAYGGKAEIMQQIAPSGPIYQAGTLSGNPLAMTAGLETLSQLTPEHYKEFIRKGDILQKGFEAAAEKYDIPISFNRAGSMIGFFFTNEAVINYEKAKSSNLEFFAAYYREMANQGVFLPPSQFEGLFLSTEHSDEDIEKTIKAAEIAFSKLK; this is translated from the coding sequence ATGCGTTCGTATACAAAATCGATTGAAGCATTTAAAGAAGCCCAAAGCCTAATGCCCGGCGGTGTAAACAGTCCGGTTCGTGCCTTTAAATCCGTTAATATGAGTCCAATTTTTATGGAAAAAGGCAAAGGGTCAAAAATATATGATATTGATGGCAATGAATATATTGATTATGTACTATCATGGGGTCCGCTTATTCTCGGACACTCCAACGACCGTGTCGTTGAAGCATTGAAAAAAACAGCGGAACAAGGTACTAGCTATGGAGCCCCGACATTATTAGAAAATAAATTAGCTCAGCTTGTGATTGAACGCGTGCCATCAATCGAAATAGTAAGAATGGTAAACTCAGGAACAGAAGCAACAATGAGTGCCCTTCGTTTAGCACGCGGCTATACTGGCCGTAACAAGATTTTAAAGTTTGAAGGCTGCTACCATGGCCATGGTGATTCGTTATTGATCAAAGCGGGTTCTGGGGTTGCTACACTTGGTTTACCAGACAGTCCAGGTGTCCCAGAAGGGATTGCTTCAAATACAATCACCGTGCCTTATAATGATCTTGAAAGTGTTAAATATGCATTTGAACAATTTGGCGAAGATATCGCTTGTATCATCGTTGAGCCTGTTGCCGGTAACATGGGACTTGTTCCGCCTCTTCCAGGATTTTTAGAAGGACTTCGTGAGATTACTTCCACAAATGGTTCCTTACTTATTTTTGATGAAGTTATGACTGGTTTCCGCGTAGGGTACAATTGTGCACAAGGCTATTTTAATGTAACACCTGATATTACATGCCTTGGAAAAGTGATCGGCGGCGGACTTCCTGTTGGTGCCTATGGCGGTAAAGCAGAAATTATGCAGCAAATCGCTCCAAGCGGCCCGATTTATCAAGCAGGAACACTGTCAGGGAACCCGCTTGCGATGACAGCTGGGCTAGAAACCTTAAGCCAGTTAACGCCTGAGCATTACAAGGAATTTATTCGTAAAGGCGACATACTTCAAAAAGGTTTTGAGGCAGCTGCTGAAAAATATGACATTCCAATTTCCTTTAATCGCGCTGGTTCAATGATTGGCTTCTTCTTTACAAATGAAGCAGTTATCAACTATGAAAAAGCGAAGTCCTCTAATTTGGAATTCTTTGCAGCCTATTATCGGGAAATGGCAAACCAAGGAGTGTTCTTACCACCGTCACAATTTGAAGGTTTATTCCTATCAACAGAACATTCTGATGAGGATATTGAAAAGACGATTAAAGCAGCTGAGATTGCTTTTTCGAAACTTAAATAA
- the hemB gene encoding porphobilinogen synthase codes for MELQFSRHRRLRSSANMRSLVRENHLRAEDFIYPLFIYEGENIRNEVSSMPGVFQVSMDNLKAEMDDIVAHGIKSVLLFGIPKTKDACGAQAYHDHGIVQVATRYIKENYPDIIVVADTCLCEYTDHGHCGVVEGEKILNDESLELLVKTAVAQAKAGADIIAPSNMMDGFVAAIRTGLDEAGFTDIPIMSYAVKYASAFYGPFREAAEGAPQFGDRKTYQMDPANRMEAFREAESDVHEGADFLIVKPGMPYLDIVRDMKNTFNLPIVIYNVSGEYSMVKAAALNGWIDEKKTVLEMLIGMKRAGADLIITYAAKDACRWLKEEEK; via the coding sequence ATGGAATTACAATTTTCACGTCATCGCCGTCTTCGTTCAAGTGCCAATATGCGCTCACTTGTAAGAGAAAATCACTTAAGAGCTGAGGATTTCATTTATCCGCTGTTTATTTATGAAGGTGAAAATATCCGTAATGAAGTATCTTCCATGCCGGGTGTATTCCAAGTATCGATGGATAATCTTAAAGCAGAGATGGATGATATCGTTGCTCATGGGATTAAATCGGTTTTGTTATTCGGGATCCCAAAGACGAAGGATGCGTGCGGTGCGCAAGCCTATCATGATCATGGTATCGTTCAGGTAGCAACACGTTACATTAAAGAAAACTATCCAGATATAATTGTGGTTGCCGATACTTGCTTGTGCGAATATACAGATCATGGGCATTGTGGAGTGGTTGAGGGAGAGAAAATCCTTAACGACGAGTCGCTTGAATTACTGGTAAAAACGGCAGTTGCCCAAGCTAAAGCGGGTGCAGACATCATTGCACCATCCAACATGATGGACGGCTTTGTTGCTGCTATTCGTACTGGTTTAGATGAAGCTGGTTTTACAGATATCCCAATCATGTCTTATGCCGTTAAATATGCGTCTGCATTCTACGGCCCTTTCCGCGAGGCAGCGGAGGGTGCGCCTCAATTTGGTGATCGTAAAACCTATCAAATGGATCCTGCGAACCGCATGGAAGCATTTAGAGAAGCAGAATCAGATGTTCATGAGGGAGCTGACTTCTTAATCGTCAAACCAGGAATGCCATACCTTGACATCGTTCGTGATATGAAAAATACGTTTAACCTGCCTATCGTTATTTATAATGTAAGCGGTGAATACTCAATGGTTAAAGCAGCTGCCCTTAACGGCTGGATTGATGAGAAAAAGACCGTGCTTGAAATGCTTATCGGTATGAAGCGTGCAGGTGCAGACCTCATTATTACTTACGCCGCAAAAGATGCGTGCCGCTGGCTTAAAGAAGAAGAGAAATAA
- a CDS encoding uroporphyrinogen-III synthase — protein MLKSFPLLDKKVLVPRGKDQAKSFSELVERYGGIPIEIPLIAFRPIEKNQRLQDCLKALDTYDWIIFTSNVTVETFFSFNNEVDTNFPKIAVIGNKTAEVLKDKGLRAEFVPSAYVAEVFVDEFLPYINSSSRVLLPKGNLAREYIARALTEVGAEVDEVVIYETYMPEESRVKLAQMLGDNQLDILTFTSPSTVDHLMDVVKENVLHEQLRNCVIGCIGPITEKKLLGYGLVVHASPEEYTVKEMIKSTIAYLENEEELSK, from the coding sequence ATGCTAAAATCCTTCCCTTTGCTTGATAAAAAAGTACTTGTTCCAAGAGGAAAAGATCAAGCGAAATCTTTCTCAGAGCTGGTTGAAAGGTACGGGGGGATTCCTATCGAAATTCCTCTTATTGCATTTCGTCCGATTGAAAAAAATCAGCGCCTTCAAGACTGTTTGAAGGCCCTTGATACATATGACTGGATTATTTTTACAAGTAATGTGACTGTCGAGACTTTTTTTTCTTTTAATAATGAAGTCGATACGAACTTTCCGAAAATCGCTGTGATTGGGAATAAGACTGCCGAGGTTTTGAAGGATAAAGGGCTTCGTGCGGAGTTTGTCCCCTCGGCGTATGTAGCAGAAGTGTTTGTTGATGAGTTTTTGCCATATATCAACAGCAGTTCACGGGTACTGCTCCCGAAAGGAAATCTCGCCCGGGAATATATCGCCAGAGCTTTGACAGAGGTCGGAGCTGAGGTGGATGAAGTCGTTATATATGAGACATATATGCCGGAGGAAAGCCGTGTAAAGCTGGCGCAGATGCTTGGTGACAATCAGCTAGATATCCTCACGTTCACTAGTCCATCCACTGTCGATCATCTGATGGATGTCGTGAAGGAAAATGTACTTCATGAGCAGCTGCGGAACTGTGTAATTGGCTGCATTGGGCCGATAACCGAGAAAAAGTTACTAGGTTATGGACTTGTGGTACATGCTTCTCCGGAGGAATATACCGTGAAAGAAATGATCAAAAGCACGATAGCTTATTTAGAGAATGAAGAGGAACTCTCTAAATAA
- the hemC gene encoding hydroxymethylbilane synthase translates to MRKIIVGSRRSKLALTQTNWVIEQLKKLDPRFEFEVKEIVTKGDKILDVTLSKVGGKGLFVKEIEQAMLDKEIDMAVHSMKDMPAVLPEGLIIGCIPFREDHRDALISRAHVKLKDLKPGAIIGTSSLRRSSQILIERPDLEIKWIRGNVDTRLAKLESEEYDAIILAAAGLSRLGWTSDVVTEFIDSDVCIPAVGQGALSIECREDDKELLELFKKFTCKKTERAVRAERAFLQKMEGGCQVPIAGFARIDDETDEVVLNVLVASPEGHDVFKEELRGQNPEELGIQAADLLIKKGAKDLIERVKRELEGQC, encoded by the coding sequence ATGCGAAAAATTATTGTTGGTTCTAGACGAAGTAAACTGGCATTAACACAAACAAATTGGGTTATTGAACAGCTTAAAAAGCTTGACCCGCGTTTCGAATTTGAAGTAAAAGAAATCGTCACAAAAGGCGATAAAATTTTAGACGTTACCCTTTCAAAGGTCGGCGGTAAGGGTTTATTTGTAAAGGAAATCGAGCAGGCCATGCTTGATAAAGAGATTGATATGGCCGTTCATAGTATGAAAGACATGCCCGCTGTACTTCCTGAAGGTTTAATCATCGGCTGTATTCCTTTCCGTGAGGATCACCGTGACGCTCTTATTTCAAGAGCCCATGTAAAATTAAAAGATTTAAAGCCAGGAGCGATAATCGGTACCAGCAGTCTGCGCCGCAGTTCACAGATTTTAATTGAGCGCCCGGATTTAGAGATTAAATGGATTCGCGGTAATGTCGATACGAGATTAGCAAAGTTAGAATCTGAAGAATATGATGCGATTATTTTAGCGGCAGCTGGTCTTTCCCGCCTTGGCTGGACATCTGACGTTGTGACCGAATTTATTGATTCGGATGTTTGTATTCCTGCAGTTGGCCAAGGGGCATTATCAATTGAGTGCCGTGAAGACGACAAAGAACTACTCGAACTATTTAAAAAATTCACCTGTAAAAAAACTGAAAGAGCGGTTCGTGCCGAGCGTGCTTTCCTGCAAAAAATGGAGGGCGGGTGTCAGGTACCAATTGCCGGCTTTGCACGAATAGATGATGAAACCGATGAAGTGGTACTGAATGTATTAGTCGCTTCGCCTGAAGGCCATGATGTCTTCAAGGAAGAACTTCGCGGACAAAATCCAGAAGAGCTTGGAATTCAAGCTGCTGATTTATTAATTAAAAAAGGTGCCAAGGACCTGATTGAAAGGGTCAAACGGGAGCTCGAAGGTCAATGCTAA
- a CDS encoding cytochrome c biogenesis protein, which produces MFDVFMTRLHELTVVLYAFSVLLYFFDFIHHNRKANRIAFWLLAFVWILQTVFLVFYMKETGRFPVLTIFEGLYFYAWVLVTLSIVINHLLRVDFIVFFTNILGFTVMAIHTFAPMQYHSHIMAEKLMSELLLIHITMAILSYGAFSLSFVFSSLYLLQYDLLKRKKWGTRLIRLADLEMLEKSSYILAVIGVPMLLLSLILGLQWALLKVPGMPWYDMKIIGSFLLLTAYSIYLYLRIVKNLSGRKLAIWNTASFLIVLINFFLFSQLSSFHLWYS; this is translated from the coding sequence ATGTTTGATGTCTTTATGACAAGGCTTCATGAATTAACAGTTGTTCTATATGCCTTCAGTGTGTTGTTATATTTTTTCGACTTCATTCACCATAACCGGAAGGCAAACCGTATTGCCTTCTGGTTACTTGCATTTGTATGGATTTTACAGACGGTTTTCCTTGTTTTCTATATGAAAGAAACGGGCAGGTTCCCTGTACTAACCATCTTCGAGGGACTCTATTTTTATGCCTGGGTATTAGTAACATTGTCAATTGTTATAAATCATTTATTACGAGTTGATTTTATCGTCTTTTTCACAAACATCCTCGGCTTTACTGTTATGGCGATTCATACCTTTGCCCCGATGCAATACCATTCGCATATTATGGCTGAGAAGCTAATGTCTGAACTGCTTTTGATCCATATTACAATGGCGATTTTATCTTACGGGGCATTTTCTTTATCCTTTGTTTTTTCGTCATTATACTTGCTTCAATATGATTTATTGAAGCGGAAAAAATGGGGAACTCGCCTGATCCGGCTGGCGGATTTAGAAATGCTTGAAAAATCATCCTACATATTGGCTGTCATTGGTGTTCCGATGCTGCTTTTAAGCTTAATCCTTGGCCTACAGTGGGCATTACTAAAGGTTCCTGGGATGCCGTGGTATGATATGAAAATTATTGGGTCGTTCCTGTTACTTACGGCCTACAGCATCTATTTATACTTGCGAATTGTGAAAAATCTTTCAGGGAGAAAATTAGCCATTTGGAATACAGCATCATTTTTAATTGTTTTAATTAACTTTTTTTTATTTAGTCAATTATCATCATTTCATTTATGGTACTCGTAA
- the hemA gene encoding glutamyl-tRNA reductase, whose translation MHIVVIGLNYKTAPVEIRERLTFNETELVDAIKNLNSKKSILENIILSTCNRTEIYAVVDQLHTGRYYIKEFLSEWFGMEQTEFSPFLFVYENDGAVEHLFNVTCGLNSMVLGETQILGQVRTSFMLAQQEETTGSVFNHLFKQAITLGKRGHSETDIGANAVSVSYAAVELAKKIFGSLANKHVLIFGAGKMGELAAQNLHGNGVKKVTVINRTFDKAKVLAARFNGEAKTLAELERSLVEADILISSTGAKDFVISKETMARVEKKRRGNPLFMVDIAVPRDLDPRISELENVFLYDIDDLEGIVEANLQERQKAAAKIRLMIEKEIVDFNHWLGMLGVIPVISALREKALAIQSETMVSLERKLPNLSDRDIKVLNKHTKSIINQLLKDPILQAKELAARPDADQAMEFFMKIFNIEELVQEQHSKAAETNKIPAREVQASFQS comes from the coding sequence ATGCATATAGTAGTCATCGGTCTTAACTATAAAACTGCCCCTGTAGAAATCCGCGAGCGGTTAACATTCAATGAAACCGAACTTGTGGATGCGATAAAAAATTTAAACTCCAAAAAAAGTATCCTAGAAAATATCATCTTGTCTACATGTAATCGTACAGAAATTTATGCGGTTGTAGATCAGCTGCATACTGGCCGCTATTATATAAAAGAATTCCTGTCAGAATGGTTTGGAATGGAACAAACTGAATTTTCACCATTTCTATTTGTTTATGAAAATGATGGTGCAGTTGAACATTTATTTAATGTTACGTGCGGACTCAACTCCATGGTTTTAGGAGAAACACAAATCCTTGGACAGGTGCGAACAAGCTTTATGTTAGCACAGCAAGAAGAAACGACGGGATCAGTGTTTAACCACTTGTTTAAACAAGCGATTACATTGGGCAAACGCGGTCATTCAGAAACAGATATTGGCGCAAATGCCGTATCTGTCAGCTATGCTGCAGTAGAATTGGCCAAGAAAATCTTCGGTTCTCTTGCAAATAAACATGTGTTAATTTTTGGAGCGGGAAAGATGGGTGAATTAGCAGCCCAAAACCTGCATGGGAATGGTGTGAAAAAAGTAACAGTCATCAATCGTACGTTTGATAAAGCAAAGGTACTTGCAGCCCGTTTTAATGGTGAGGCTAAAACATTGGCCGAATTAGAGCGATCTCTAGTAGAAGCAGATATCCTGATCAGCTCGACTGGTGCGAAGGACTTTGTTATTTCAAAAGAAACGATGGCACGTGTTGAGAAAAAGCGCAGGGGCAATCCATTATTCATGGTCGATATTGCCGTTCCACGTGACTTGGATCCAAGAATTTCTGAACTTGAAAACGTTTTTTTATACGATATTGACGATTTAGAGGGAATTGTAGAGGCCAACCTGCAGGAGCGGCAGAAAGCCGCAGCAAAAATTAGACTCATGATTGAAAAGGAAATTGTCGACTTCAATCATTGGCTTGGCATGCTTGGGGTGATCCCTGTTATTTCTGCACTTAGGGAAAAAGCCCTTGCGATTCAGTCGGAAACCATGGTTAGTTTGGAAAGAAAGCTGCCAAACTTATCTGATCGCGATATAAAAGTATTAAATAAACATACAAAAAGCATTATCAACCAGCTTTTAAAAGATCCTATATTACAAGCGAAAGAATTGGCCGCAAGACCGGATGCAGATCAGGCAATGGAATTCTTTATGAAAATATTTAATATTGAAGAGCTTGTTCAGGAACAACATTCGAAAGCAGCCGAAACGAATAAAATCCCGGCTCGAGAAGTTCAGGCTTCTTTTCAGTCATAA
- a CDS encoding DUF5668 domain-containing protein has product MKNQRIFPGIILIGFGAYFLLQQTGITLFQQFFTWPTLLIIVGIAFLGQGYSAREYESILPGVIMCGFGLHFHLSGRLSFWPTNTIGMLILIISIGFFLRFQKTNNGLFQAFLFLILAMLLLFYDKIAEYFGLLQNGMSFIWKFWPALLIVIGIYFLLKRKK; this is encoded by the coding sequence ATGAAAAATCAACGAATTTTCCCTGGGATCATTCTTATAGGATTTGGAGCTTACTTTTTATTACAGCAAACAGGCATTACGCTTTTTCAGCAATTTTTCACCTGGCCGACATTACTTATCATTGTTGGAATAGCCTTTTTAGGTCAAGGTTATTCTGCAAGAGAATACGAATCAATTCTACCAGGGGTCATCATGTGTGGCTTTGGTCTTCATTTTCATCTTTCAGGCCGTTTATCATTCTGGCCCACAAATACAATCGGCATGTTAATCCTGATCATATCAATTGGATTTTTTCTTCGCTTTCAAAAAACAAACAATGGCCTGTTTCAAGCTTTCCTTTTTCTTATTTTAGCGATGTTGCTGTTATTTTATGATAAAATTGCCGAATATTTTGGATTGCTACAAAACGGAATGAGTTTTATTTGGAAATTTTGGCCCGCCCTTTTAATTGTTATTGGTATATATTTTCTACTAAAAAGAAAAAAATGA
- the yihA gene encoding ribosome biogenesis GTP-binding protein YihA/YsxC, whose amino-acid sequence MKVVSSDIIISAVKPEQYPETELPEFALAGRSNVGKSSFINKMLNRKGLARISSKPGKTQTLNFYLINEILHFVDVPGYGYAKVSKSERAAWGKMIETYFTTREQLRAVVLIVDLRHPPTSDDVMMYDFLKHYEIPCIIIATKADKIPRGKWQKHLKVTRQTLDLDKNDHLVLFSSETGEGKEQAWQILQSYM is encoded by the coding sequence ATGAAAGTAGTTAGTTCAGATATAATCATCAGTGCAGTGAAACCAGAGCAGTACCCAGAAACAGAGCTCCCCGAATTTGCTCTTGCAGGCCGTTCAAATGTCGGTAAGTCTTCTTTTATTAATAAAATGCTTAACCGTAAAGGGTTAGCTAGAATTTCATCGAAACCAGGTAAAACCCAGACACTTAACTTTTACCTGATTAATGAAATACTTCATTTTGTCGATGTTCCTGGATACGGATATGCAAAGGTGTCAAAGTCAGAACGGGCCGCTTGGGGAAAGATGATTGAAACGTATTTTACGACTCGTGAGCAATTACGGGCAGTTGTTTTAATTGTCGATTTACGTCACCCGCCGACAAGTGACGATGTCATGATGTATGATTTTTTAAAGCATTACGAAATTCCTTGCATCATCATTGCAACAAAGGCAGATAAAATTCCAAGAGGGAAATGGCAAAAACATTTAAAAGTTACGCGCCAGACCCTTGATCTAGATAAAAATGATCATCTTGTTCTTTTTTCTTCCGAAACAGGTGAAGGAAAAGAGCAAGCTTGGCAAATCTTGCAAAGTTATATGTAA
- the lon gene encoding endopeptidase La → MAKKKELIVPLLPLRGLLVYPTMVLHLDVGRERSVQALEKAMVDDHLIFLTTQKDVSIEEPSEEDLYKLGTLTKVKQMLKLPNGTIRVLVEGLNRAEIVSIYDDEDHYSVSIVTYEDPDTKDVEDQALMRTMLDYFEQYIKLSKKISAETYASVADIEEPGRMADIIASHLPIKLKEKQEILEMIDIKQRVNRVIDTIHNEKEVLNLEKKIGQRVKRSMERTQKEYYLREQMKAIQKELGDKEGKTGEIADLTKKIEQAGMPEHAYKAAMKELDRYEKVPTSSAESAVIRNYIDWLIAIPWSKKTEDDINILRAEKILNQDHYGLEKVKERVLEYLAVQKLTNSLKGPILCLAGPPGVGKTSLARSIATSLNRNFIRASLGGVRDESEIRGHRRTYVGAMPGRIIQGMKKAGTINPVFLLDEIDKMSSDFRGDPSSAMLEVLDPEQNHNFSDHYIEETYDLSKVMFIATANNLATIPGPLLDRMEIITIAGYTELEKVHICRDHLLPKQIKENGLSKGILQVRDEAILKVVRYYTREAGVRSLERQMATICRKTAKIIVAGEKKRVIVTEKNVEEFLGKPRFHYGMAESEDQVGVATGLAYTTVGGDTLQIEVSLSPGKGKLVLTGKLGDVMKESAQAAFSYIRSKASVLGIEEDFHEKYDIHIHVPEGAVPKDGPSAGITMATALVSALTGRPIRREVGMTGEITLRGRVLPIGGLKEKTLSAHRAGLTKVILPKDNVKDIDDIPESVRNELEFVPVSHVDEVLKHALLDGDAR, encoded by the coding sequence TTGGCGAAAAAGAAAGAATTGATCGTCCCCCTCCTGCCGCTTCGAGGATTGCTCGTTTATCCGACAATGGTTCTTCATTTAGATGTAGGCCGTGAAAGATCAGTGCAGGCACTCGAAAAAGCAATGGTAGATGACCATTTAATATTCTTGACCACTCAAAAGGATGTTTCCATTGAGGAGCCTTCTGAAGAGGATCTTTATAAGCTAGGAACGTTAACAAAGGTTAAGCAAATGCTAAAACTACCCAATGGAACGATTCGTGTATTGGTAGAAGGCTTAAATAGAGCGGAAATTGTTTCTATTTATGATGATGAGGACCATTATTCCGTTAGTATCGTTACTTATGAGGATCCAGATACGAAGGATGTAGAAGACCAGGCATTGATGAGAACGATGCTTGATTATTTCGAGCAATACATAAAATTATCGAAAAAAATCTCTGCAGAAACGTATGCATCTGTCGCAGATATTGAGGAACCGGGTCGGATGGCGGATATCATTGCGTCCCATTTGCCGATCAAGCTAAAGGAGAAGCAAGAAATTCTTGAAATGATTGATATCAAGCAGCGTGTCAATCGCGTTATTGATACGATTCATAATGAAAAAGAAGTCCTTAATCTTGAAAAGAAGATTGGTCAGCGTGTAAAACGTTCGATGGAACGGACGCAAAAAGAATACTACCTTCGTGAGCAAATGAAGGCGATCCAAAAGGAATTAGGCGATAAAGAAGGTAAAACAGGCGAAATTGCTGACCTGACAAAAAAAATTGAGCAGGCTGGCATGCCGGAACATGCTTATAAGGCGGCTATGAAAGAGCTTGACCGTTACGAAAAGGTGCCAACAAGCTCAGCCGAAAGTGCTGTTATCCGTAATTATATTGACTGGCTGATTGCGATTCCATGGTCGAAAAAGACGGAGGATGATATTAATATTCTCCGAGCAGAAAAGATCTTAAATCAAGATCATTACGGACTGGAAAAAGTAAAAGAACGAGTGCTTGAATATTTAGCGGTTCAGAAGCTGACTAATTCCTTAAAAGGCCCAATTCTTTGTCTTGCAGGACCTCCGGGTGTTGGGAAAACAAGCCTTGCCCGTTCGATCGCAACATCGCTCAATCGCAATTTTATCCGAGCTTCCCTGGGCGGAGTTCGTGACGAATCCGAAATCCGCGGCCATAGGAGAACATATGTCGGGGCGATGCCAGGTCGAATCATACAAGGCATGAAAAAAGCGGGAACAATTAATCCTGTCTTTTTACTAGATGAAATTGATAAAATGTCTAGTGATTTCCGCGGCGATCCATCAAGTGCGATGCTTGAAGTATTGGACCCAGAGCAAAACCATAATTTTAGCGATCATTATATAGAAGAAACATACGATTTATCAAAGGTTATGTTCATTGCGACAGCCAATAACCTTGCAACCATACCAGGTCCGCTGTTAGACAGAATGGAAATTATCACGATTGCTGGATATACCGAGCTTGAAAAAGTCCATATCTGTAGAGACCATTTACTGCCAAAGCAAATTAAAGAAAATGGACTTTCAAAAGGAATTCTTCAAGTCCGTGATGAAGCGATTCTAAAAGTGGTTCGTTATTATACTCGTGAAGCTGGTGTACGGAGCCTTGAGCGTCAAATGGCGACCATATGCCGAAAAACAGCGAAAATCATTGTTGCTGGTGAGAAAAAGCGAGTCATTGTTACTGAGAAGAATGTAGAGGAATTTTTAGGCAAACCAAGATTCCACTATGGAATGGCAGAGTCTGAAGACCAGGTAGGGGTAGCAACTGGCTTAGCTTATACAACCGTTGGCGGTGATACCCTGCAAATCGAGGTTTCCCTTTCACCTGGTAAAGGAAAACTCGTACTAACGGGTAAGCTTGGAGACGTGATGAAGGAATCGGCACAGGCTGCTTTTAGTTATATTCGTTCAAAAGCGAGTGTTCTTGGCATCGAAGAAGATTTCCATGAAAAATATGATATCCATATTCATGTTCCAGAGGGAGCTGTTCCAAAAGACGGCCCATCTGCAGGGATCACGATGGCAACTGCTCTTGTGTCTGCATTAACCGGTAGACCAATTCGCCGCGAAGTTGGAATGACAGGGGAAATTACCTTACGAGGCAGAGTCCTGCCAATTGGCGGCTTGAAAGAAAAAACACTTAGCGCTCATCGTGCCGGACTGACGAAGGTTATTCTTCCTAAGGATAATGTAAAGGATATTGATGATATTCCTGAAAGTGTTCGTAACGAATTAGAATTTGTACCGGTATCACATGTTGATGAAGTCCTGAAGCATGCACTTTTGGATGGTGACGCACGATGA